The following coding sequences are from one Streptomyces sp. NBC_01485 window:
- a CDS encoding 3-hydroxybutyryl-CoA dehydrogenase, with protein MNATSHREEAAGGVERVGVVGCGLMGSGIAELSALAGYDVRVAVSSPRSLVAGRDRVFSSLDRAVRAERIGAAERDAALSRISFTTDLIDLADRHLVIESIAEDKAAKVELFAQLDKTLEDPAAILASNTSSLSITAMASATGRPGQVLGMHFFSPAQRIPLVELIPSLHTDESVLTRAEEFVTVGLGKQAVRSVDRTGFVVNALLVPYLLAAMRMVESGVASAETVDRGMVLGCSHPVGPLRLADLIGLDVLHSVAEALYDEFKEPLYAPPPVLTRMVEGGVLGKKTGRGFYRYG; from the coding sequence ATGAACGCGACGTCACACCGCGAGGAAGCGGCCGGCGGAGTGGAGCGGGTCGGGGTCGTCGGCTGCGGGCTGATGGGCTCGGGCATCGCCGAACTGTCGGCGCTGGCCGGGTACGACGTCCGGGTGGCTGTCTCCTCGCCGCGCTCGCTCGTGGCCGGGCGCGACCGGGTCTTCAGCTCCCTCGACCGGGCGGTGCGCGCGGAGCGGATCGGCGCGGCCGAGCGGGACGCGGCGCTGAGCCGGATCTCCTTCACCACCGACCTGATCGACCTGGCGGACCGTCACCTGGTGATCGAGAGCATCGCCGAGGACAAGGCCGCCAAGGTCGAACTGTTCGCCCAGCTCGACAAGACGCTGGAGGATCCGGCGGCGATCCTGGCCTCCAACACCTCCTCCCTGTCCATCACGGCCATGGCGAGCGCGACCGGCCGGCCCGGGCAGGTCCTGGGCATGCACTTCTTCAGCCCGGCGCAGCGCATCCCGCTCGTCGAGCTCATCCCCTCCCTGCACACGGACGAGTCGGTGCTGACCCGGGCCGAGGAGTTCGTCACCGTGGGCCTCGGCAAGCAGGCCGTCCGGTCGGTGGACCGCACCGGGTTCGTGGTGAACGCGCTGCTGGTGCCGTATCTGCTGGCCGCCATGCGGATGGTCGAGTCGGGCGTCGCGTCCGCCGAGACCGTCGACCGCGGCATGGTGCTGGGCTGCTCCCACCCCGTGGGCCCGCTCAGGCTCGCCGACCTGATCGGCCTGGACGTCCTGCACTCGGTGGCCGAAGCCCTCTACGACGAGTTCAAGGAGCCGCTCTACGCCCCGCCGCCGGTGCTGACCCGCATGGTCGAAGGCGGGGTCCTGGGCAAGAAGACGGGGCGAGGGTTCTACCGTTACGGCTGA